CCAAATTTTGGTTTTCCTGCGGATCTGCCGAGAGGTCGTAGAGTTGAGGGCGTTTCTCAGTGCGTGGATGTGTCTTAGCATAGTTAGCTCCCAATTGACCATCATAGGTCAAAAGCAGTTTCCAATTGCCTTCGATGACCCAGCGAAAAAGCAGGCTGTCTTCTGGCTTGTCCACATTGGCCACATCATGGTCAAACGTCTCGCCATAGATCGTGTCCCGCTCGAGCTTTTTGCCATCACGCAGCAGAGGCATGAGATCCACACCCGGAAGATTTTCTGGTATTCTAGCACCGGCAGCACTGAGGAGAGTGGGCATCAGGTCGATGCTGCTCACAAGGTCATCACGCTTGCCGGGTTTGATCACTCCAGGCCAGCTCAGCATGATGGGCTGGCGGGTCCCCCCTTCATTGGGCGACTGTTTAGAACGAAGCGCGTAACCTTTGCTGTCTGGATCCTGGATCCAGCCATTGTCGCAGATGTAATAGACCAACGTATTTTCAGTTAGGCCTTTCTGATCCAAGTAATCCAAGAGCTGGCCGCAGGTTTCGTCGAACCATTCGCACATGGCGTAGTATTTGGCCACGTTTAGTGAGTCCACCTTGTCCCGGTATTTGGCCAGCAGGCGCTCAGGTGGCGTGTGCGGCGTATGCGGCATGAAGGGTGAATACCAGAGATAGAATGGCTTCTTCTCGGACTGAGCATGATCCACAAAATCATAGATAGGCTGAAGTCCTTCCCGGCCAATTTTGAGCCCGTCATCGCCGTGACGCCCCCCTTTTTCGGGAAATCCTCGTGTCATGCCGTGAGTGAAACCGCCACGCTGAAAAGAACCCTCCCACCATTTCCCAGACTGGTGGCTGAGATAGCCTTTTTCACCCAGCAATTTCGGCAATGTGGGCTGCTTGTCAAAGTGGCTAATCAGGCGCTCACGCAATGCATCGTAACCAGGTGAATTCTTCCCCAGATCTGATGCGGGATCGTTGCCAGAGATCATATGCTGATGTGCATAACGACCTGTCGCAAGAGTGGCCAAAGAGGGGCGGCAAAGTGCAGTGGGGACATGTCCACGAGTAAAGACTGCACTGCGCGCAGCCAGCTTATCCAGGTTTGGCGTCTTGATCACTGGATGATCCATGAATCCATAGTCTGTATAGGCCTGATCATCCGACAGAATGAATACAATGTTAGGCGGAGCATCTGCTGCTTTCGCAAATCCGGCCGTCATGGCCAGGGCGGTGATGAGGGTGAGAAGGCATTTCATGGTTGGGGAAAATGGGTCAGGGATGAGAAGCGAAGTTCCAGACCTTGGCCAGTTGGCCGGTCTTTTTGGACAAAATGGTGATGGACTCAATCTCCACCGGGGACTTTCCCGCAGGCAGATACAGACGGAAGCCTGCCAGGGAACTTGCTATTGGCATTTCAATGGAAATATCCTGCCATTCACCGCCCCCTGGAAGTGCAGAGGTGGCAACGTTCACATCCTCTGTAAAAGTCTCCTGGTCACCGGTGCGCCAATGCAGCCTCACTTCTCCCCCAGCAGTACTGCGTGCGCGCATTTTGAGGACGGTAGGTCCTGGTGATTTTACTGAGGCATTCCCAAGGAATGGATGCCTGCCGTCGGCCTCAATGTGCAGTGCGCCGTTCACCAGAGTGGCCTTGCAGAGCTTTGGCACCAGGCCACGCATGGGGTCTGCACTGACTCCTCGCCTATTCACTGGGGCATTGTAGGCGGGATTTGGCTTTGGCACCAGTGCCTCAGTGTCTTTGAGATAGACGTCTATCAATGCATCGAGTTGCTTCACTTTATCTGGCATTTTTTCTGCCAGATTTATCTTTTCTCCGATGTCAGACTTTAGGTTATACAGTTCACGAGGCACGCCAACATCGAACCATCGCACCAGCTTAAAATCCCCCTGGCACACCGTGACGCCACCTTCATTCGGTCGATATGGAAAGTAATTAAAAAAGGCGGTGCGGGCGAGGCTTCCCTGCCCTGTTAATACAGGGGCCAGAGAGATGCCATCCATCTTCTGCAATTCCGGCTTGGCAATTCCAGCCAGATCTAAAACCGTTGGATAAATGTCGATATGCCCTACAAGGCTGCCATCATTGACCGATCCAGGCTTGATTCGCTTTCCCCAGGACCAAATCATTGGCACGCGGGTGCCCCCCTCGTAGAGCGAGCTTTTACCTTCGCGGAGAGGAGAGTTGTCCGTGGGGCCCCTGTCTCCGGCCCATTTACGCCAGTCGGCCATGGCCTCGCTTTTAACCTTCTCAGCTTTGGCTGTCTTGGCTGTGCTTGCGATATTGCTATGCACATTGCCACCATTGTCAGAATAGAAGATGATGATCGTGTTTTCTGTTAGACCTTGTTTATCCAGTTCATCAATGATCCGGCCAAAGCACTCGTCCACGCTCCGCAGCATTGAGGCCATGATTGGATTTCCCTGCACACCCCGCGGGTCTGTCTTTTTGGCGAACTCCGCTGTGTATTCTGGCTTGTGGCCCCACGGGCCGTGCACTCCATAAGACCATAAGTTCAGGAAAAAAGGCTGGCCTTTGCTGGCTGCGATGAATTTTACGGCCTCCAATGCCTGGCGGTCCACGATGTATTCTCCATCTGGACTATCCGTAATGGTGCCCACTTTGTTTTTGGCAGTAGGCTGCCCTTCAGTTATTACCCCATACGGAGAGAAATAGTTCCCCGGTGGTCCAGGATCAGGAGCGCAGTGAAAGGCTACATCAAACCCCTGTTTCTCGGGCCGATGCTGCTCCTGCAAGCCCAAGTGCCACTTGCCAATGTGTGCGGTGCGATACCCCACCCCTTTTAGAGCCTCCGCTAAAGTGATTTCAGACGGATCGAGATAATTCTTGCTTTCCGGACTGATCATCGGTCGGTTTGCTGGAGCTTCATCTGGCAAGAAATTGTGCCCGGCCGCCTGAGGCGGTTGATGCCCGCTGGCTGTCAGAATTCCATGCCGGGTCGCATATTTCCCAGTCAAGACGCTCGCCCGAGTAGGTGAGCAAAGCGGATTTGCATAAGCCCTGGTAAAACGCATTCCGCGTTCAGCAAAGCGGTCAATGTTGGGCGTCTCATAATATTTGGAGCCATAGACCCCGCTGTCCATCCAGCCCATGTCATCGACAAGAAAAAGGACAATGTTAGGCTTCTGCGCCGCATT
The DNA window shown above is from Prosthecobacter fusiformis and carries:
- a CDS encoding sulfatase family protein, which codes for MKCLLTLITALAMTAGFAKAADAPPNIVFILSDDQAYTDYGFMDHPVIKTPNLDKLAARSAVFTRGHVPTALCRPSLATLATGRYAHQHMISGNDPASDLGKNSPGYDALRERLISHFDKQPTLPKLLGEKGYLSHQSGKWWEGSFQRGGFTHGMTRGFPEKGGRHGDDGLKIGREGLQPIYDFVDHAQSEKKPFYLWYSPFMPHTPHTPPERLLAKYRDKVDSLNVAKYYAMCEWFDETCGQLLDYLDQKGLTENTLVYYICDNGWIQDPDSKGYALRSKQSPNEGGTRQPIMLSWPGVIKPGKRDDLVSSIDLMPTLLSAAGARIPENLPGVDLMPLLRDGKKLERDTIYGETFDHDVANVDKPEDSLLFRWVIEGNWKLLLTYDGQLGANYAKTHPRTEKRPQLYDLSADPQENQNLAKDHPEIVKRLADKIAAWWPVTERQVFTEWSDEPKNWK
- a CDS encoding sulfatase, with the protein product MSCAVTLNAAQKPNIVLFLVDDMGWMDSGVYGSKYYETPNIDRFAERGMRFTRAYANPLCSPTRASVLTGKYATRHGILTASGHQPPQAAGHNFLPDEAPANRPMISPESKNYLDPSEITLAEALKGVGYRTAHIGKWHLGLQEQHRPEKQGFDVAFHCAPDPGPPGNYFSPYGVITEGQPTAKNKVGTITDSPDGEYIVDRQALEAVKFIAASKGQPFFLNLWSYGVHGPWGHKPEYTAEFAKKTDPRGVQGNPIMASMLRSVDECFGRIIDELDKQGLTENTIIIFYSDNGGNVHSNIASTAKTAKAEKVKSEAMADWRKWAGDRGPTDNSPLREGKSSLYEGGTRVPMIWSWGKRIKPGSVNDGSLVGHIDIYPTVLDLAGIAKPELQKMDGISLAPVLTGQGSLARTAFFNYFPYRPNEGGVTVCQGDFKLVRWFDVGVPRELYNLKSDIGEKINLAEKMPDKVKQLDALIDVYLKDTEALVPKPNPAYNAPVNRRGVSADPMRGLVPKLCKATLVNGALHIEADGRHPFLGNASVKSPGPTVLKMRARSTAGGEVRLHWRTGDQETFTEDVNVATSALPGGGEWQDISIEMPIASSLAGFRLYLPAGKSPVEIESITILSKKTGQLAKVWNFASHP